In one uncultured Devosia sp. genomic region, the following are encoded:
- a CDS encoding GNAT family N-acetyltransferase, producing the protein MDVIIRRARPEEAAHLGALGFESWAGSEFGKHDNGRADRDALLADFEKLGRDAPETILVAEIHGELAGWGAREDQNHVITDLWVAPRYQGRGVGAALLTALEAEVAGLGAPYAELETLAANSKAIQFYEKHGFLVVWRGEKFSTPLGYAIDKVRMNKSLIV; encoded by the coding sequence ATGGACGTTATCATTCGGCGCGCGCGGCCAGAGGAAGCCGCGCATCTGGGTGCTCTCGGCTTTGAATCATGGGCCGGCAGCGAATTTGGCAAGCACGACAACGGACGCGCGGATCGGGACGCACTGCTTGCGGATTTCGAGAAACTTGGCCGCGACGCGCCCGAAACGATCCTTGTTGCCGAGATCCATGGTGAACTTGCGGGATGGGGGGCTCGTGAGGATCAGAATCACGTCATCACCGACCTCTGGGTCGCGCCCCGCTATCAGGGGCGTGGTGTTGGTGCGGCCTTGCTGACCGCACTCGAGGCTGAAGTGGCTGGATTGGGTGCTCCATACGCGGAGCTCGAAACCCTTGCTGCAAACAGCAAAGCGATCCAATTCTATGAAAAGCACGGATTCCTTGTCGTCTGGCGTGGTGAAAAGTTTTCCACTCCGCTCGGTTATGCAATAGACAAGGTCAGAATGAACAAGAGCCTGATAGTATGA
- a CDS encoding GNAT family N-acetyltransferase: protein MPVISIRKAEKSDARRLADIAYHAWETGILPLLTERDGMREAEQKRLAQAVAETLSRIIVAEVDGIAVGWCSRSARRAYIPFLFVMPELQGHGIGSRLLRRMESMLELEGAERVHLETPADNVRAVRFYERQGYRILALRPDGRMAHEPFMSVHLEKHLQPFYGEIDEED from the coding sequence ATGCCCGTCATCAGCATTCGCAAAGCCGAGAAGTCTGATGCCAGGAGACTGGCCGACATCGCCTATCACGCCTGGGAAACCGGCATACTGCCGCTGCTGACCGAGCGAGACGGCATGCGCGAGGCAGAACAGAAACGCCTGGCCCAGGCCGTCGCCGAAACCCTCAGCCGCATCATCGTCGCCGAAGTGGACGGCATTGCGGTCGGCTGGTGCTCACGTTCGGCGCGCCGCGCCTATATTCCCTTCCTCTTCGTCATGCCCGAGCTGCAAGGTCATGGCATTGGCTCGCGCTTGTTGCGGCGCATGGAAAGCATGCTTGAACTCGAAGGCGCAGAGCGCGTCCATCTCGAAACCCCGGCCGACAATGTCCGGGCGGTACGCTTCTACGAGAGACAGGGCTATCGCATCCTTGCCCTGCGCCCCGATGGCCGCATGGCCCACGAACCCTTCATGAGCGTCCACCTCGAAAAGCATCTTCAGCCGTTCTATGGCGAGATCGACGAGGAAGACTGA
- a CDS encoding chorismate mutase: protein MTANKQPEACETKDDVRAEIDRVDQALLTLFAERHAYVTRMAQIKTDPHEARDPARIEAVIAKVRTRSLALDLDEDQAELVWRTLIDWNINYEKGIIAARRRG, encoded by the coding sequence GTGACCGCCAACAAACAGCCTGAAGCCTGCGAGACCAAGGATGACGTCCGCGCCGAAATCGACCGCGTCGACCAGGCGCTGCTGACCCTGTTTGCCGAGCGCCACGCCTATGTGACGCGCATGGCCCAGATCAAGACCGATCCGCACGAGGCTCGCGATCCGGCGCGTATCGAAGCGGTGATTGCCAAGGTTCGGACACGCAGTTTGGCACTTGATCTTGATGAAGATCAGGCCGAACTTGTGTGGCGGACCCTGATCGACTGGAACATCAATTACGAGAAGGGCATCATCGCGGCACGCCGCCGCGGATAA
- a CDS encoding YjhX family toxin, whose translation MDISRDEQRVLHALAQGGRIALLKTDTGKVTGLELFNREGWLMNDCSLLLFRKLKAKKAIRSQGGGPYRITRRGLELVRSEIDNR comes from the coding sequence ATGGATATCTCCCGAGACGAACAGCGCGTGCTCCATGCACTGGCGCAGGGTGGCCGCATAGCGCTGCTCAAGACCGACACCGGCAAGGTAACAGGCCTCGAACTCTTCAACCGCGAGGGTTGGCTGATGAACGATTGCAGCCTCCTGCTGTTCAGAAAGCTCAAGGCCAAGAAGGCTATCCGCTCGCAAGGCGGCGGCCCCTACCGGATCACCAGGCGCGGTCTGGAGCTGGTGCGCAGCGAGATCGACAACCGGTAA
- a CDS encoding DUF998 domain-containing protein — MTSSIRMGAIFWLLTAEFFLAQAVAQMGFPGYSLSHMDISALGISACSGNDPNALGPVCSPLNLVFKLGIIINGALIVLGVWFTRKLWPQGPLTTAGLWLLAVGGGDGSMMVGLFPVDINQPLHMIGAVLALCVAGFGMLAMGAALWTRFRPFAPYTLATGVVTLIAFVLYGLGIYLGLGRGTLERLAAWPHTIWYIVTGALILRGHFGTRAEQA; from the coding sequence ATGACCAGTTCGATACGCATGGGCGCCATTTTCTGGCTGCTGACGGCAGAGTTCTTTCTGGCGCAGGCCGTGGCCCAGATGGGGTTCCCGGGCTATTCGCTGTCCCATATGGACATCAGCGCGCTGGGTATTTCGGCCTGTTCCGGTAACGATCCCAATGCGCTGGGTCCGGTCTGTTCGCCGCTCAACCTAGTGTTCAAACTCGGCATCATCATCAATGGCGCGCTGATTGTCCTCGGCGTCTGGTTCACCCGAAAACTCTGGCCGCAGGGGCCGCTGACCACGGCGGGGCTCTGGCTGCTGGCCGTGGGCGGCGGTGACGGCAGCATGATGGTCGGGCTGTTTCCGGTCGATATCAACCAGCCGCTGCATATGATCGGCGCAGTTCTCGCGCTCTGCGTGGCCGGCTTCGGCATGCTGGCGATGGGCGCGGCGCTATGGACCCGGTTCCGGCCCTTCGCGCCCTATACGCTGGCGACAGGCGTCGTCACGCTGATCGCCTTCGTGCTCTATGGTCTTGGGATCTATCTCGGCCTTGGCCGCGGCACGCTGGAGCGGCTCGCCGCCTGGCCGCATACGATCTGGTATATCGTGACCGGGGCATTGATCCTGCGCGGGCATTTTGGAACCCGCGCAGAACAGGCCTAG
- the gatA gene encoding Asp-tRNA(Asn)/Glu-tRNA(Gln) amidotransferase subunit GatA — protein MTDLTKLSIAEARKGLEAKSFTATELTGAYLKAIEVANPALNAYVAVTPDQALDMAKASDEKLGKGEGGTLEGIPLGIKDLFATKGVHTQAASHILDGFKPEYESTVTANLWRDGAVMLGKLNMDEFAMGSSNETSFYGPVISPFRADASNANLVPGGSSGGSAAAVAAWLCAGATATDTGGSIRQPAAFTGTVGIKPTYGRASRWGTVAFASSLDQAGPIARTVEDAALLMTSMSGFDPKDSTSVDIAVPDFAAAVERGVKGLTIGVPKEYRMDGMPAEIEKLWTEGLEWLKAEGAAVKDISLPHTKYALPAYYIVAPAEASSNLARYDGVKYGLRVTGKDITDMYELTRAAGFGREVKRRIMIGTYVLSAGYFDAYYVKAQKVRTLIKKDFEDAFHAGVDAILTPATPSAAFGIGDEALAADPVAMYLNDIFTVTVNMAGLPGIAVPAGKDGAGLPLGLQLIGKPFDEETLFAAARVIEKSAGGDFAPKPWW, from the coding sequence TTGACTGACCTGACCAAGCTGAGCATTGCCGAAGCCCGCAAGGGGCTCGAGGCCAAGAGCTTCACCGCAACCGAGCTGACCGGCGCCTATCTCAAGGCGATCGAAGTCGCCAATCCAGCGCTCAACGCCTATGTGGCGGTGACGCCGGACCAGGCGCTCGACATGGCCAAGGCCAGCGACGAAAAGCTCGGCAAGGGCGAGGGCGGCACGCTGGAAGGCATTCCGCTGGGCATCAAGGATCTCTTTGCTACCAAGGGCGTCCACACCCAGGCCGCTAGCCACATTCTCGATGGCTTCAAGCCGGAATACGAATCCACCGTCACCGCCAATCTCTGGCGCGATGGTGCCGTCATGCTGGGCAAGCTCAACATGGACGAATTCGCCATGGGCTCGTCCAACGAGACCTCATTTTATGGTCCGGTGATCAGCCCGTTCCGCGCCGATGCCAGCAATGCCAATCTGGTGCCCGGCGGGTCCTCGGGTGGTTCGGCTGCGGCCGTTGCCGCCTGGCTCTGTGCCGGTGCGACCGCGACCGACACCGGCGGCTCGATCCGCCAGCCTGCCGCTTTCACCGGCACCGTGGGCATCAAGCCGACCTATGGCCGCGCTTCGCGCTGGGGCACGGTGGCTTTCGCATCCTCGCTCGACCAGGCCGGCCCGATCGCCCGCACCGTGGAGGACGCAGCGCTGCTGATGACCTCCATGTCGGGCTTTGATCCCAAGGATTCGACCAGCGTCGACATCGCCGTGCCCGACTTTGCCGCCGCCGTCGAACGCGGCGTGAAGGGCCTCACCATCGGTGTTCCCAAGGAATACCGCATGGATGGCATGCCCGCCGAGATCGAAAAGCTCTGGACCGAGGGCCTCGAATGGCTCAAGGCCGAAGGCGCCGCGGTCAAGGACATCTCCCTGCCGCACACCAAATATGCCCTGCCGGCCTATTACATCGTCGCCCCCGCCGAAGCCTCGTCCAATCTCGCCCGCTATGACGGCGTGAAATACGGTCTGCGCGTCACCGGCAAGGACATCACCGACATGTATGAACTCACCCGCGCTGCCGGTTTCGGCCGCGAGGTGAAGCGCCGCATCATGATCGGCACCTATGTGCTGTCGGCCGGCTATTTCGACGCCTATTACGTCAAGGCGCAGAAGGTCCGCACGCTGATCAAGAAGGATTTCGAGGACGCTTTCCACGCCGGTGTCGACGCCATCCTGACCCCGGCAACGCCGTCCGCCGCCTTTGGCATCGGTGACGAGGCCCTGGCTGCCGATCCGGTCGCCATGTATCTCAATGACATTTTCACCGTCACCGTGAACATGGCCGGCCTTCCGGGCATTGCCGTTCCGGCCGGCAAGGATGGCGCTGGCCTGCCGCTCGGTTTGCAGCTCATCGGCAAGCCTTTCGATGAAGAAACGCTGTTTGCCGCAGCCCGCGTCATCGAGAAAAGCGCCGGTGGCGACTTCGCGCCCAAGCCCTGGTGGTAA
- a CDS encoding GNAT family N-acetyltransferase — MAISIAIETPLQDDVRALVAHLNDHLLPLSPLEFQFKMTVEQMADSDTTLFLARDEAGRAVGMGALKVHSAALGEVKRMYTLPEVRGQRVGSQLLERIVSLAKERGLPTLMLETGTGDGMAEAHRLYTRSGFAARGPFLDYPDSEWSAFFELTLSAPAQVA, encoded by the coding sequence ATGGCGATCTCCATCGCCATCGAAACCCCGCTGCAGGACGATGTGCGCGCGCTCGTCGCCCATCTCAACGACCATTTGCTGCCGCTGTCGCCGCTGGAATTCCAGTTCAAGATGACGGTGGAACAGATGGCCGATAGCGACACGACACTGTTCTTGGCGCGCGATGAGGCGGGCAGGGCGGTCGGCATGGGGGCGCTGAAAGTGCATTCCGCCGCGCTGGGTGAGGTCAAGCGCATGTATACGCTGCCCGAAGTGCGCGGCCAGCGCGTCGGCAGCCAGTTGCTGGAGCGGATCGTCAGTCTGGCGAAAGAGCGTGGCTTGCCCACGCTGATGCTCGAAACCGGCACCGGCGACGGCATGGCGGAAGCCCATCGCCTCTATACCCGTTCGGGCTTTGCCGCCCGCGGCCCCTTCCTCGACTACCCCGATAGCGAGTGGTCGGCCTTTTTTGAATTGACCCTGTCGGCTCCGGCGCAGGTGGCTTGA
- the gatC gene encoding Asp-tRNA(Asn)/Glu-tRNA(Gln) amidotransferase subunit GatC, with protein MSVDAATVKRIGRLARIRIEENEVEAYQSELNAILGFVEQLAEVNVDGVEAMTSVTPMTLRRRDDVISDGGYAEAVVENAPLAEDNFFMVPKVIE; from the coding sequence ATGTCCGTCGACGCCGCAACCGTAAAGCGCATCGGGCGCCTGGCGCGCATCCGCATCGAAGAAAACGAGGTGGAAGCCTATCAGAGCGAGCTCAACGCCATTCTTGGCTTTGTCGAGCAGCTGGCCGAGGTCAATGTGGACGGCGTCGAGGCCATGACCTCGGTCACCCCGATGACCCTGCGCCGCCGCGACGACGTGATCAGCGATGGCGGCTATGCCGAGGCCGTCGTCGAGAACGCGCCACTGGCCGAAGACAATTTCTTCATGGTCCCCAAGGTGATCGAATAA
- the ruvX gene encoding Holliday junction resolvase RuvX has product MTDEPTEDFANPLAAVPATGRIMALDLGTKTIGVAISDGMRYSATPLETIKRTKFTQDAERIVELIGQNQIAAIILGLPLNMDGSEGPRVQSTRAFARNLAQKTSLPIAFWDERLSTSAVTRMMIEADLRRDRRAEVVDKLAASYILQGALDRLRR; this is encoded by the coding sequence ATGACCGACGAGCCCACCGAAGACTTTGCCAATCCCTTAGCCGCCGTCCCCGCCACTGGCCGGATCATGGCGCTCGACCTTGGCACCAAAACCATTGGCGTCGCGATTAGTGACGGCATGCGCTATTCGGCGACGCCGCTTGAAACCATCAAACGGACCAAGTTCACCCAGGATGCCGAGCGCATTGTGGAGCTGATCGGGCAGAATCAGATTGCGGCGATCATCCTTGGACTGCCGCTCAACATGGACGGGTCGGAGGGACCGCGGGTGCAGTCGACCCGTGCCTTTGCCCGCAACCTGGCGCAGAAGACCAGCCTGCCGATCGCCTTCTGGGATGAGCGGCTGTCCACCAGCGCGGTGACGCGCATGATGATCGAGGCCGACCTGCGTCGCGATCGCCGCGCCGAGGTCGTCGACAAGCTGGCCGCCAGCTATATCCTCCAAGGTGCTCTCGACCGTCTTCGCCGTTGA
- a CDS encoding aspartate carbamoyltransferase catalytic subunit — translation MAPTTLAGTSGDFPPFAQRHLLSIADLKQHEIVDLLDRAERMVPVSRQERKSHPTLSGKTQINLFFEPSTRTQGSFEIAGKRLGAQVMNMSVKTSSVSKGETLVDTAATLNAMRPDVIVVRHSAAGAVELLSQKVGCAVINAGDGAHEHPTQALLDALTIRRHKGMLAGMTVAICGDIANSRVVRSNLLLLGALNVRTRVIAPRNLLPAGIEQLATEVFTDMREGLKDVDVVMMLRLQHERANGRMIPSVREYYRFYGLDAEKLSYAKPDAIVMHPGPMNRGVEIDPAIADGPASVITDQVEMGVAVRMAVLDALLPAGDN, via the coding sequence ATGGCCCCCACTACGCTTGCCGGCACTTCCGGCGACTTTCCCCCTTTCGCCCAGCGACACCTTCTCTCCATTGCCGATCTGAAACAGCATGAGATCGTCGATCTGCTGGATCGGGCGGAGCGCATGGTGCCGGTCAGCCGGCAGGAGCGGAAATCGCATCCGACGCTGTCCGGCAAGACGCAGATCAACCTGTTCTTCGAGCCCTCCACCCGCACGCAGGGCTCGTTTGAAATCGCCGGCAAGCGCTTGGGCGCGCAGGTGATGAACATGTCGGTCAAGACCAGTTCGGTCTCCAAGGGCGAGACGCTGGTGGATACCGCTGCGACGCTCAATGCCATGCGGCCGGACGTCATCGTGGTGCGCCATTCGGCGGCCGGTGCGGTGGAACTGCTTTCCCAGAAGGTCGGCTGCGCGGTGATCAATGCCGGCGATGGTGCCCATGAGCATCCGACGCAGGCCCTGCTCGATGCGCTGACCATCCGTCGCCACAAGGGCATGCTGGCTGGAATGACCGTCGCCATCTGCGGCGATATCGCCAATTCCCGCGTCGTCCGCTCGAACCTCCTGCTGCTTGGCGCGCTCAATGTCCGCACGCGGGTGATTGCCCCGCGCAACCTGTTGCCGGCAGGCATCGAGCAGCTGGCGACCGAAGTCTTCACCGACATGCGCGAAGGCCTCAAGGATGTCGATGTGGTGATGATGCTGCGCCTGCAGCATGAGCGCGCCAATGGCCGCATGATTCCCTCCGTGCGCGAATACTATCGCTTCTATGGCCTCGACGCCGAAAAGCTGAGCTATGCCAAGCCCGATGCCATCGTCATGCATCCCGGGCCGATGAACCGCGGCGTCGAGATCGACCCGGCGATTGCCGATGGCCCGGCCTCGGTGATCACCGATCAGGTCGAAATGGGCGTGGCCGTGCGCATGGCGGTGCTCGATGCCTTGCTGCCGGCAGGAGACAATTGA
- the pyrC gene encoding dihydroorotase: MTRPLLIENARVVDPASGTDARGAVLVENGLISDVATGGPVGVPDGAEVVNANGLILAPGLIDMRVFTGEPGKEYRETLQSAGDAAAAGGVTSFVMMPDTAPVVDDGALVDFLIRRAKATSKVNVLPAGAITKGLAGQEMTEFGLLQEAGAVCLTDGRHSIQSNSLLRTVMSYAANYGMTIVHHVSDKSLTGDGVMNEGLFATVLGLKGIPREAETIPLARDLQLAALTQTKYHAAQISCAASVELLTAAKSRNASVTAGISINNLALNENDIGRYRSFFKLSTPLRSEDDRRAVVDGLKSGAIDTIHSDHDPQDSEVKRQPFAEASDGAIGLETLLAAALRLVHSGDVELLTVLRAMTSRPADILGLKSGRIARGAPADLILFDMDYPWQVTENEIRSKSRNTSFEGARLAGKVMRTIVGGQTVHTHED; encoded by the coding sequence ATGACCCGTCCTCTGCTGATTGAAAATGCGCGCGTCGTCGATCCGGCCTCCGGGACGGATGCGCGCGGTGCTGTGCTGGTCGAGAACGGCCTGATCTCCGATGTCGCCACCGGCGGTCCAGTGGGCGTGCCCGATGGCGCCGAGGTGGTCAATGCCAATGGCTTGATCCTTGCGCCTGGTCTCATCGACATGCGGGTCTTTACCGGTGAACCCGGCAAGGAATATCGCGAAACGCTGCAATCGGCCGGCGATGCCGCTGCGGCCGGTGGCGTCACCAGTTTCGTGATGATGCCCGATACCGCCCCCGTCGTGGATGATGGCGCGCTGGTGGACTTTCTCATTCGTCGCGCCAAGGCGACCAGCAAGGTCAATGTCCTGCCCGCCGGCGCCATTACCAAGGGGCTTGCCGGCCAGGAAATGACCGAATTCGGTCTGTTGCAGGAGGCTGGTGCTGTCTGCCTGACCGACGGGCGCCACTCCATCCAGTCCAATTCGCTGCTGCGCACGGTGATGAGCTATGCCGCAAATTACGGCATGACCATTGTCCATCATGTTTCGGACAAGAGCCTCACCGGTGACGGCGTGATGAACGAGGGATTGTTTGCCACCGTGCTGGGCCTCAAGGGCATTCCGCGCGAAGCCGAGACCATCCCCCTCGCCCGCGACCTGCAGTTGGCGGCGCTGACGCAGACAAAATACCACGCGGCGCAGATCTCCTGTGCTGCCTCGGTGGAACTGCTGACCGCTGCCAAGTCGCGCAACGCTTCGGTTACCGCTGGCATCTCGATCAACAATCTTGCCCTGAACGAAAACGACATCGGCCGCTACCGGAGCTTCTTCAAGCTGTCGACACCGCTACGTAGCGAAGATGATCGCCGGGCGGTGGTGGACGGCCTCAAGAGCGGGGCGATCGATACGATCCATTCCGATCACGATCCGCAGGACAGCGAGGTCAAGCGCCAGCCCTTTGCCGAGGCATCGGACGGCGCCATCGGTCTCGAGACGCTGCTGGCCGCGGCGCTGCGCCTCGTTCACTCGGGTGATGTGGAGCTGCTGACAGTTCTACGGGCCATGACCAGCCGACCGGCAGATATTCTGGGGCTCAAGTCCGGTCGCATCGCAAGAGGTGCACCGGCGGACCTGATCCTGTTCGATATGGACTATCCCTGGCAGGTCACCGAGAATGAAATCCGGTCGAAATCGCGCAATACCAGCTTTGAAGGCGCGCGCCTTGCTGGCAAGGTGATGCGTACCATCGTGGGCGGCCAGACTGTCCACACACACGAGGACTGA
- the plsY gene encoding glycerol-3-phosphate 1-O-acyltransferase PlsY: MDFNLIIAAVLAYLCGSIPFGLLLTRAAGLGDIRAIGSGNIGATNVLRTGNKGLAAGTLVLDALKAAVPVLLARHFLGGESAAMVAAVFAFLGHCFPVWLGFKGGKGVAVMIGSLLALSWPVGLIFLAVWLLIAFAQKMSSLAALTASATAPIFAYVITGNVWLAGTVALLALMLFYQHRENISRLMAGTESKIGSGKSKA, encoded by the coding sequence ATGGACTTCAATCTCATCATCGCGGCCGTGCTCGCCTATCTCTGCGGCTCCATCCCCTTTGGCCTGTTGCTGACCCGCGCGGCGGGCCTGGGCGATATCCGTGCCATTGGCTCGGGCAATATCGGCGCGACCAATGTGCTGCGCACCGGCAACAAGGGCCTGGCGGCCGGCACGCTGGTGTTGGACGCCCTCAAGGCGGCTGTACCGGTTCTGCTGGCACGCCATTTCCTTGGTGGCGAGAGTGCCGCCATGGTAGCCGCGGTCTTCGCCTTTCTGGGCCATTGCTTCCCGGTCTGGCTTGGCTTCAAGGGCGGCAAGGGCGTGGCGGTGATGATCGGATCGCTCTTGGCGCTGAGCTGGCCCGTGGGCCTGATCTTCCTTGCCGTCTGGCTGCTGATCGCCTTTGCCCAGAAGATGAGTTCGCTGGCGGCGCTGACGGCTTCCGCCACGGCACCGATCTTTGCCTATGTGATTACCGGCAATGTCTGGTTGGCCGGGACGGTGGCGCTGCTTGCGCTGATGCTTTTCTACCAGCACCGCGAGAACATCTCCCGCCTGATGGCCGGCACCGAGTCCAAAATCGGCTCGGGCAAGAGCAAGGCGTAA
- the dprA gene encoding DNA-processing protein DprA translates to MAARDRAASLSDGQRIAWLRLIRTDNVGPATFRQLLNRFGSAKAALDALPDLLKRSGKPVRITSQSAAEDEIAGLMRFGARLVASSEPDYPELLHHIAQAPPILALAGGANLDWQRTVGVVGARNASSAGIKMTRMLAGDLGDRGYTVVSGLARGIDTAAHRASLQTGTIAVLAGGFDKIYPNENIPLAHDILDNGGALLTEMPLGWEPRARDFPRRNRLVSGLSLGIVVVEAAKRSGSLITARLALEQNRDVFAVPGSPLDPRAEGGNALIQQGAKLITCADDIIETLGSADPARQALFDRDWEPDLMPDAPLPGADDKTRLLQALTATPIDVDELIRQSGLSAAAMQMLLLELDLAGQIEWSSGQLVALKY, encoded by the coding sequence ATGGCGGCGCGTGATCGTGCCGCCTCACTATCGGATGGGCAGCGCATTGCCTGGCTGCGCCTGATCCGCACCGACAATGTCGGTCCTGCCACTTTTCGCCAGTTGCTCAACCGCTTCGGCTCGGCCAAGGCGGCGCTGGACGCCCTGCCCGACCTGCTCAAGCGCAGCGGCAAGCCGGTGCGGATTACCAGCCAGTCTGCAGCCGAAGACGAGATTGCGGGTCTGATGCGCTTTGGCGCGCGCCTTGTCGCCTCGTCGGAGCCAGACTATCCCGAACTGCTGCATCACATCGCGCAAGCGCCGCCGATCCTGGCCCTGGCCGGTGGCGCCAACCTCGATTGGCAACGTACGGTCGGCGTGGTGGGGGCGCGCAATGCGTCATCTGCCGGGATCAAGATGACCCGGATGCTGGCGGGCGATCTGGGCGATCGGGGCTATACCGTGGTGTCCGGACTGGCCCGGGGCATCGACACCGCCGCCCATCGCGCGAGCCTGCAGACCGGCACCATCGCCGTGCTGGCCGGCGGTTTCGACAAGATCTATCCCAACGAGAACATCCCGCTCGCCCATGACATTCTCGACAATGGCGGCGCCTTGCTGACGGAAATGCCGCTCGGCTGGGAACCACGGGCTCGGGACTTTCCGAGGCGTAACCGGCTGGTGTCGGGTCTGTCGTTGGGCATCGTTGTGGTCGAGGCAGCAAAGCGCAGCGGTTCGCTGATCACGGCGCGACTGGCGCTGGAGCAGAATCGCGATGTGTTTGCCGTGCCCGGCTCACCGCTCGATCCTCGGGCCGAGGGCGGCAATGCGCTGATCCAGCAAGGCGCCAAGCTGATCACCTGCGCGGATGACATAATAGAGACGCTTGGCAGCGCCGATCCGGCGCGCCAGGCGCTGTTTGATCGGGACTGGGAGCCTGATCTGATGCCCGACGCGCCACTGCCCGGCGCCGATGACAAGACCCGGCTGCTGCAGGCGCTGACGGCAACCCCAATCGACGTGGACGAGCTGATCCGCCAGTCCGGCCTTTCGGCGGCCGCCATGCAGATGCTGCTGCTTGAACTGGACCTCGCCGGCCAGATCGAATGGTCGAGCGGCCAGCTGGTCGCGCTGAAATACTAG
- a CDS encoding aldo/keto reductase, which produces MQYRKLGNSGAVVSNYALGTMTFGSESDEATSFRLMDDYVAAGGNFIDTANVYSSGVSEEIVGHWLKNKPSALRDLVITTKGRFPMGDGPNHLGLSRKNLREALDASLKRLGVEHIDLYQMHAFDALTPLDETLRFLDDSISSGKIAYYGFSNFLGWQLTKAAWIARSNHFAAPVTLQPQYNLLVRDIEHEIVPAALDADIGLLPWSPLGGGWLSGKYKRDQMPSGATRLGENPKRGMEAFEKRNAQTRTWDVIGAVEDIAKARNATMAQVALAWVAAQPAVTSVILGARTTEQLKDNLGAADLTLTAEEVATLDAVSKPQMSDYPYGDGGISQRNRNIGGGR; this is translated from the coding sequence ATGCAATATCGCAAGCTCGGCAACAGCGGCGCCGTCGTATCGAATTATGCCCTGGGCACCATGACCTTCGGGTCCGAGTCGGACGAGGCCACCTCGTTCCGCCTGATGGATGATTATGTTGCCGCGGGCGGCAATTTCATCGACACCGCCAATGTCTATAGTTCGGGCGTTTCCGAAGAGATCGTGGGACACTGGCTGAAGAACAAGCCGAGCGCGCTGCGTGATCTGGTCATCACCACCAAGGGCCGTTTTCCCATGGGCGACGGCCCCAATCATCTCGGCCTGTCGCGCAAGAACCTGCGTGAGGCGCTGGACGCGTCGCTGAAACGCCTGGGCGTCGAGCATATCGACCTCTACCAGATGCACGCCTTCGATGCGCTGACGCCATTGGACGAGACGCTGCGCTTTCTTGATGACTCCATCAGCAGCGGCAAGATCGCCTATTACGGCTTTTCCAATTTTCTCGGCTGGCAATTGACCAAGGCCGCCTGGATCGCCAGGTCGAACCACTTTGCCGCCCCGGTCACCCTGCAGCCGCAATACAATCTTCTCGTCCGGGACATCGAACACGAAATCGTCCCGGCGGCGTTGGACGCAGATATTGGTCTTCTCCCGTGGTCGCCGCTGGGCGGCGGCTGGCTCAGCGGCAAATACAAGCGCGACCAGATGCCGAGCGGCGCCACGCGGTTGGGTGAAAATCCCAAGCGGGGCATGGAAGCTTTCGAGAAGCGCAATGCGCAGACGCGCACCTGGGATGTGATCGGGGCTGTGGAAGATATCGCCAAGGCACGCAACGCAACCATGGCACAGGTGGCCCTGGCCTGGGTGGCGGCCCAGCCCGCCGTGACGTCGGTCATTCTGGGCGCGCGGACGACCGAACAGCTCAAGGACAACCTGGGCGCGGCAGACCTGACGCTCACCGCCGAGGAGGTCGCGACGCTCGACGCGGTCAGCAAGCCGCAGATGTCCGACTATCCCTATGGCGACGGCGGCATCAGTCAGCGCAACCGAAATATCGGCGGCGGCCGCTAG